From the Cyanobium sp. M30B3 genome, the window GCGCTGCCTACGGTCCGAAAAGCACCTCAAAGCGAACCCGCACCGCCATGACCGAACTCGGCACGTGCCCCTTCCACCACGGCGCCGCCCCGATGGCGGTGGCGGGCCGCGGACCCTCGCCGCGCGACTGGTGGCCCCAGCAGCTCAACCTGGCGATCCTGCGCCAGCACTGCCCGGCCTCCAATCCCCTGGGGCCCCAGTTCGACTACGCCGAGGCCTTCCGCCAGCTCGACTACCACGCCCTCAAGCGCGACCTGATCGCCCTGATGACCGACTCCCAGGAGTGGTGGCCGGCCGACTGGGGCCACTACGGCGGCCTGTTCATCCGCATGGCCTGGCACAGCGCCGGCACCTACCGCACCGCCGATGGGCGCGGCGGCGGCGGCACCGGCAACCAGCGCTTTGCGCCGATCAACAGCTGGCCCGACAACGGCAACCTCGACAAGGCCCGCCGGCTGCTGTGGCCGATCAAGCAGAAGTACGGCAACCAGATCTCCTGGGCCGACCTGATGATCCTGGCCGGCAACGCCGCCCTCGAATCGATGGGGCTGCGCACCTTCGGCTTCGGCGGCGGCCGCGCTGACATCTGGCAGCCCGAGGAAGACATCTACTGGGGCAACGAGACCACCTGGCTGGGCGATGAGCGCTACAGCGGCGATCGCCAGCTGGAGAACCCACTGGCGGCGGTGCAGATGGGCCTGATCTACGTGAACCCCGAGGGCCCCAATGGCGTGCCCGATCCGGTGGCCTCCGGCCGCGACGTGCGCGAGACCTTCGCGCGCATGGCGATGAACGACGAGGAAACCGTGGCGCTCACCGCCGGCGGCCACACCTTCGGCAAGGCCCATGGCGCCGGCAGCGCCGAGCTGGTGGGTCCGCCGCCGGAGGGGGCGCCGCTGGAGGCGATGAGCCTGGGCTGGGCCAACCTCCACGGCAGCGGCAAGGGGGCCGATGCCACCACCAGCGGCATCGAGGGCGCCTGGAAACCCAACCCCACCCGCTGGGACATGGGCTACTTCGACATGCTGTTCGGCTACGAGTGGGAGCTGATCAAGAGCCCTGCCGGCGCCTGGCAGTGGCAGGCGAAGGACTGCCGCGAGGAGCACCTGATCCCCGACGCCCACATCCCCGGGCTCAAGCACCCGCCGATGATGACCACGGCGGATCTGTCGCTGCGCTTCGATCCGATCTACGAGCCGATCTCGCGCCACTTCCACCAGCACCCGGAGGCCTTCGCCGACGCCTTCGCCCGCGCCTGGTTCAAGCTCACCCACCGCGACATGGGGCCCAAAGCCCTCTACCTCGGCCCCGAAGTGCCCGCTGAGGAGCTGATCTGGCAAGACCCGATCCCGGCGGTGAACCATCCCCTGGTGGACGGGGCCGCCATCGCCGACCTCAAGGCGCGGGTGGCCGCCTCCGGGCTCAGCGTGGCGGAGCTGGTGAGCACCGCCTGGGCCTCGGCCTCCAGCTACCGCGGCTCCGACAAGCGTGGCGGCGCCAACGGCGCCCGGGTGCGCCTGGCGCCCCAGAAGGATTGGGCCGTGAACCAGCCCGAGCAGCTGCAGCGGATGCTGGGCGTGCTGGAGGGCATCCAGCAGGCGTTCAATGCCTCCCGCAGCGATGGGGTGCGGGTGTCGTTGGCGGATCTGATCGTGCTGGCCGGTGGCGTGGGGGTGGAGCAGGCCGCCGCCGCCGCCGGCCAGCCGCTGGAGGTGCCCTTCAGCCCGGGCCGGATGGATGCAAACCAGGAGCACACCGATGCCACCTCATTTGCGGTGATGGAGCCCCAGGCCGATGGCTTCCGCAACTGGCAGAAGGGGCCGATGAGCGTGAGCGCCGAGCACCTGCTGATCGACCGCGCCCAGCTGCTGGGGCTGAGCGCCCCGGAAATGACCGTGCTGGTGGGGGGCCTGCGGGTGCTGGGGGCCAACACCGATGCCAGCCCCCATGGGGTGTTCACCGAGCGGCCGGGGGTGCTGAGCACCGACTTCTTCGTGAACCTGCTCGACATGGCCACCACCTGGAGCCCGGTCGATGAGAGCGGCGAGCTGTTTGAGGGCCGCGACCGCAGCAGCGGTGCCCTGCGCTGGAGCGGCACCCGGGTGGATCTGGTGTTCGGCTCCAACTCCCAGCTGCGGGCCATCGCCGAGGTGTATGCCCAGAGCGACGGCGCCGCGCGCTTTGTGTGCGACTTCGTGAGCGCCTGGGTGAAGGTGATGGAGGCCGACCGCTTCGACAGTCATTGAGGGTGGAGTTCCGTGCGCGATGAACTCGCGTTAGCTCGTTTAATTCACAGGCAAGCTAGCCTCCACTCTCTTTTGAAGAGGGCCATAGACGGCCTTATTCGACTCAGCTTCGACGACCGGAGCGCTCTTGAAGTCGAAGATCGACTGGCCTGCGAAAACAAGGCCGGGGATCACGAAGAAAACACCAAGAATGTACCCGGGTACAACCAGAGGGGAACGCCTGGCGCCATCGGCCAAAGCCTGAGCTGATCGCATCGGCAACCGATACAGGGGAGGAATCGCAGCGAAGAGTGCCACCCCCAAGCCATTGTAGAGAAAGTGAACGATGGCCACTTGAAGGGCAACGATTTGATAGGGCCCGGTAATCGCTGTGGCCGACATCAGCGCTGTGATCGGCGTACCAATATTGGCACCCAGAGTGAATGGATAGACTTGCGCCAGGGTAAAGATCCCTGCACCAGCCATGGGCACAATCAGAACCGTCGTGAGGGTTGATGACTGGACAATCAACGTGGTGATCAAACCAGACAACATGGCCAACGCCTTATTTCTGCCAATGGCTGCGTTGAAGAGACGGTGAGCCCGGCCAGTGACAACCTGGGCCAACAGCTGATTAAGGCCATAAATCACCCCCAGCACAGCCGCAATGCCAACCAAAATCATGACCACACCATCAACACCACCAGGCAAGAGACGAATCAGGTCGCGAATTTGATTGATCAGTGGTCGCGTCAGTGCACGGATGAAGTCAAATTGAGAGACGGATACGTCCTCTGAGCCCTGAAATAACCGTGCCAGCAAACCCGACATCAGCTCCAGCGGGTGGAACAACAACTCCAACGGCAGGAAGATTAAAATCGTAAACAGATTAAAAAAATCATGAACGGTTGCAGCTGAGAAAGAACGATTGAACGCTTCGCCATCATTCACACTTCCCATGGCGGCCAAGGTATTGGTAACAGTTGTACCCATGTTGGAGCCCATGATCATCGGGATGGCGATGGCAATCGGCAATCCGCCCCCCACCAGGCCAACAATCACTGAAGTCACGGCACTGGATGATTGCACCAAAGCGGTTGCCAAAACGCCCAGGATCACTGCCACCAAAGGATTATTGGCAAACTCAAAGATTGCCTCTGCACCATCGGAGCCACCGGAAATAGCTCTGAAGCCTTGGCTGAGAACCCCAACCGCCACCATCAGAAGATACACCAACAAAACAATGGCTAGCCATTGCAACCAATTTGATCGGCCTGGATCATGCAAGCTCTGTTCGCTGGTTGCATGCATAGACATTGGTCTGCACGAAAAGACTATCTTTATTTAGCCAGTCGGCCAGGGACTAAGGTTAAGATTCAAGACCAGTCTTAGATCTCCGCAGTATCCGGGAATTCATAAGCTCCGCTATCACGGCAACACCTCTTCTCAATCCATCCCCAACCACAACCCCCCAATGTGTTGACGGGCTGACCGTGGCAGGTCCGTCCAGGGGAGGGCCGATGATGGGCTGATTCGATGCAGTGAACGGATGGCAGCGCCGGCAGCAGCGCCAAGAGACAAGCAAGACATCCTGATTCTGGCAATTGTGGCCGGCTATGCAGTGGCGTTCATCCTTACAGGCGTCGCCTGGGCTGATCACAAAACAGTCCTCAATGGCATTACCGCCATCCTCAGCTCGCGCGATACTCTGCTAACCGATTATTTTGGAATTGCCGGTATTGGCGCCAGTCTTGTGCATACGGGCATCCTCACGTTGCTGGCTTGCGCAACCTACTACCAAACGCAAGCTCGGATCACAGGTGCGTCGCTGGCCTGTCTCTTCCTGTTGCTGGGCTTTGGTTTGTTTGGCAAGAACTTGTTGAATGTATGGTTCATCGTGATAGGGGTATGGAGCTACGCACGCTATCGAAGAGAACCTTTCAGAGATCATATCAATACTGCGTTCTTTGGCGCCGCCTTGGCTCCTGTGGTCACCGAGATCATGTTCAGTTCCACGCTATCCGCCTCCTTTCGGGTGCCGCTTGCACTGGTGGTGGGTCTGGTGATCAGCTTTAGCCTCCCAGCAGTGGCAGCCCATCTCTTCCAAGCCCATCAAGGCTATTCGCTGTACAACGTGGGCTTCTGCGCCGGTGTGATCGGCATCCTGGTTGTGGCGATCCTCACCTCCTATGGGCTCGTACCTGAACCCGTCTTCATCTGGACAAGTGGTGACAACCTGCGCATGGGCAGCATGATGGGCTTGATGTTCAGCTCACTGATGACGCTGGGCCTGGGCCTGGACAGGCGAGCCATGGCGAAATTGGGCACACTCCGGCGCTGCACCGGCCAAGCACCCAGCGATTTCATCGCCCTGGCCGGACTGGGTGCCACACTGGTGAACATCGGGCTGATCGGGTTAATCGCCCTCGTTTATATTCTGGCTATCGGCGGTGATGTCAATGGACCTGTGATGGCAGGATGTCTTTCAGTGGCAGGTTTTGGCGCCTTCGGCAAGCACCCCTTCAACATCACACCTGTGATGCTCGGTGTGGTGCTGGGTTCCCTGGGCAAGCCATGGGGGCTCAATGATCCAGCGATTCAGCTGGCGGCACTGTTCTCAACCAATCTGGCCCCAATCGCTGGACAGTTCGGCTGGCGTTGGGGAACAGTGGCCGGCTTCATTCATTCATCTGTGGCGCTGTCGGTGGTGGGCGTGCACGGAGGGCTCAATCTCTATAACAACGGTTTTGCCGCTGGGCTGGTGGCCTGCGTGCTGGTGCCAGTGATCCGCTCCATGAAGGAAGGCGGCAGCGGCAGAGAAGAGTCCTGAACGCCGTTGCGCTGCCCCAAGCGTTCAGGCACTGAGCAGGGGCTCGGCCGCGTGGGCCATCAGGTTCCGAGCCACGTCCAAGGCCCTCGGGCAGAAGCTTCGGGCACTGCAGATATCACTTCAACAAGTATCGCCAAACACAAAGCCTTGGTAGCCCGCGCAGGGATAGGCCTGTGTTCGCAGCAGCAGGCAATGCTCTGTCTTGGGTACCACACCGCAACCGGTGTCACAGGCGACCGCAGCACAGACGGAGCAGCGCTGCAATGGACAGTTGTGGGTTGAACCCATCAATGTTGACTGTGTATTGGATCAGATCACCAATGATCTGATGGACCAGCTCAAGCAGCAGATTGCTGCCCTGCTGCAGGAGGCGCAGAGCAGGATCGAACAGCTGCAATCGGAGCTCCAGACGGAACAGAAGCGCCGCCTCGCCGCTGAGCAGCAGCTGGAGACCCTGCAAGGGGAGTTGGCGCTCGAGCGGCAGCTGTGCGCTGCAGCCCAGGCGGATGTGGCGCAGATTCACAGCGCGATTGCCGAACAGCTGGAGATTGCCGAGGCTGAGCACGAAGCCGAACAGGCCGCTCAGGCTGAGCAACAACGCCACTGGGTCGAGCAGATCGATGATCTGAAGGCCGAGCGGGACGTCCTCCAGGACGAACTGAGACAGGAGAGGTTCTGGCGTGAACAGCTCCAGAAGCGGATCGAAGCTCTCCGCCTCGCAGCGCTGAACTTGTTCGGAGGAGAACTGGTAAGGCCGCCGGCCCCCGGTGCCATGGCCGTTCCCAACTCCGTGGACGCGCTTCTGGTGACAGCGGGGCAGACCGGGAGGAAGTACTCCATACCGAACTGACCGCTACCGAGAGGATTCCGTTCACTCAGGCCAGGATCGGGAAGCAGCCCTGCAGGCCTGTGACCAGAATCTGCACCACCACGGCGGTGATCAACAGACCCATCAGCCGCTGGAGCACCTGCTCCAGGGAGTCGCCCAGCCATCCCCGCAACTGCGGCGTGGCTAGCAAGAAGAGGTAAAAAGCCAGAGCCATCACCCCAATGATCAGGCTCACCAGCAGTCGGCCCCCCCCAAGAGGCGGGGGCCTCTGCCACCACGGCGGCATCATGGGCGATTGCGCTGGCGGGCAGGGGCAGGTTCCCATCACCAAGTGCAGACGAGAACCACTCCGTAGGTGAGAGCCACCACGCGGCTGATCCGGCGCAGCCGTTCCCGGCTCCCCGCTCCGGCCTGGCCCACCACGCTGAGCTGGCCCACGGTGAGCGCGGCCACGTTCATGGCGTTCGGCCGGGGAGACCCATGGCCTGAGCCCCGTAATGGCGCGTCATGTCGGCCTGCATGTGCCAGGCGCTCAGCAGGGTTTTGGCGATACGGCGCAGCTCGGCCGGATCATCACAGGCGTCAATGGCCCGGGTCTGGGTTTCCAGCGTGAACCGGCGGCTGAGGGAAAGGTCGAAATCAGTGCTGGCCACCGCAATGCTCCAAACACTACAAAACGTAACAAGAGTGACACTGTTGCCGTAGGCGGGTTCAGAAGCTGAGGTGGGTCTGGCCGGCGAAGCGGCCGGCGTAGCGCTCGCT encodes:
- the katG gene encoding catalase/peroxidase HPI; the encoded protein is MTELGTCPFHHGAAPMAVAGRGPSPRDWWPQQLNLAILRQHCPASNPLGPQFDYAEAFRQLDYHALKRDLIALMTDSQEWWPADWGHYGGLFIRMAWHSAGTYRTADGRGGGGTGNQRFAPINSWPDNGNLDKARRLLWPIKQKYGNQISWADLMILAGNAALESMGLRTFGFGGGRADIWQPEEDIYWGNETTWLGDERYSGDRQLENPLAAVQMGLIYVNPEGPNGVPDPVASGRDVRETFARMAMNDEETVALTAGGHTFGKAHGAGSAELVGPPPEGAPLEAMSLGWANLHGSGKGADATTSGIEGAWKPNPTRWDMGYFDMLFGYEWELIKSPAGAWQWQAKDCREEHLIPDAHIPGLKHPPMMTTADLSLRFDPIYEPISRHFHQHPEAFADAFARAWFKLTHRDMGPKALYLGPEVPAEELIWQDPIPAVNHPLVDGAAIADLKARVAASGLSVAELVSTAWASASSYRGSDKRGGANGARVRLAPQKDWAVNQPEQLQRMLGVLEGIQQAFNASRSDGVRVSLADLIVLAGGVGVEQAAAAAGQPLEVPFSPGRMDANQEHTDATSFAVMEPQADGFRNWQKGPMSVSAEHLLIDRAQLLGLSAPEMTVLVGGLRVLGANTDASPHGVFTERPGVLSTDFFVNLLDMATTWSPVDESGELFEGRDRSSGALRWSGTRVDLVFGSNSQLRAIAEVYAQSDGAARFVCDFVSAWVKVMEADRFDSH
- a CDS encoding DUF1576 domain-containing protein; protein product: MAAPAAAPRDKQDILILAIVAGYAVAFILTGVAWADHKTVLNGITAILSSRDTLLTDYFGIAGIGASLVHTGILTLLACATYYQTQARITGASLACLFLLLGFGLFGKNLLNVWFIVIGVWSYARYRREPFRDHINTAFFGAALAPVVTEIMFSSTLSASFRVPLALVVGLVISFSLPAVAAHLFQAHQGYSLYNVGFCAGVIGILVVAILTSYGLVPEPVFIWTSGDNLRMGSMMGLMFSSLMTLGLGLDRRAMAKLGTLRRCTGQAPSDFIALAGLGATLVNIGLIGLIALVYILAIGGDVNGPVMAGCLSVAGFGAFGKHPFNITPVMLGVVLGSLGKPWGLNDPAIQLAALFSTNLAPIAGQFGWRWGTVAGFIHSSVALSVVGVHGGLNLYNNGFAAGLVACVLVPVIRSMKEGGSGREES
- a CDS encoding Na/Pi symporter, with the protein product MHATSEQSLHDPGRSNWLQWLAIVLLVYLLMVAVGVLSQGFRAISGGSDGAEAIFEFANNPLVAVILGVLATALVQSSSAVTSVIVGLVGGGLPIAIAIPMIMGSNMGTTVTNTLAAMGSVNDGEAFNRSFSAATVHDFFNLFTILIFLPLELLFHPLELMSGLLARLFQGSEDVSVSQFDFIRALTRPLINQIRDLIRLLPGGVDGVVMILVGIAAVLGVIYGLNQLLAQVVTGRAHRLFNAAIGRNKALAMLSGLITTLIVQSSTLTTVLIVPMAGAGIFTLAQVYPFTLGANIGTPITALMSATAITGPYQIVALQVAIVHFLYNGLGVALFAAIPPLYRLPMRSAQALADGARRSPLVVPGYILGVFFVIPGLVFAGQSIFDFKSAPVVEAESNKAVYGPLQKRVEASLPVN